A single Lactuca sativa cultivar Salinas chromosome 8, Lsat_Salinas_v11, whole genome shotgun sequence DNA region contains:
- the LOC111910828 gene encoding protein RICE SALT SENSITIVE 3, which translates to MAMGEMQLSQLAATHLLQHTLRSFCVHDNSQWVYAVFWRILPRNYPPPKWDGLGGTYDRSRGNRRNWILAWEDGFCNFAASTTNEINSDCSVYTDHEYQQYQGLQPELFFKMSHEIYNYGEGYF; encoded by the exons ATGGCAATGGGAGAGATGCAGCTAAGCCAGCTAGCAGCAACACATCTGCTTCAACACACATTAAGAAGTTTCTGCGTTCATGACAATTCTCAATGGGTTTATGCAGTTTTCTGGAGAATCTTGCCAAGAAACTATCCTCCACCCAA GTGGGATGGTCTAGGGGGAACATATGATAGGTCTAGAGGCAACAGGAGAAATTG GATATTAGCATGGGAAGATGGTTTTTGTAATTTTGCAGCGTCAACAACAAACGAGATTAACAGTGATTGTTCGGTTTACACTGATCACGAATACCAACAATATCAAGGTCTTCAACCGGAGCTCTTTTTCAAGATGTCACATGAAATTTATAACTACGGCGAAGGGTATTTTTGA